In Phenylobacterium koreense, one DNA window encodes the following:
- a CDS encoding quinone oxidoreductase family protein yields MKAAVYYENGGPEVLRYEDFPDPSLHPKGVIIKVEAIAIEGGDTLNRFRGPLMTNPHVVGYQAAGEIVAVGAEVSHLKVGQKVATVNNWGSHAELRSVPARNCWIIPDGFDVKKAAAIPVTFGTADDCLFEASRLKAGETVLVQAGASGVGVAAIQLAKRAGATVLATASSDERLERLKPLGLDHGINYAREDVVKEVMRLTDKKGVDVVVDSVGGPTLQGSINALAYRGRVAMVGAAGREPMVVDVGTMMGGNRQLRGVFLGAEIMTDRVHDNVQRLIDEAARGELEVVIDKVFPLSDAAGAHAYIESRAAVGRVVLVP; encoded by the coding sequence ATGAAGGCGGCTGTCTATTACGAGAACGGCGGTCCAGAGGTTCTGCGTTACGAGGACTTCCCCGACCCCAGCCTCCACCCCAAGGGCGTGATCATCAAGGTCGAGGCCATCGCCATCGAAGGCGGCGACACTCTCAACCGTTTCCGCGGCCCGCTGATGACCAACCCGCACGTGGTCGGTTACCAGGCGGCCGGCGAGATCGTCGCCGTCGGCGCCGAGGTCTCGCACCTGAAGGTCGGCCAGAAGGTCGCCACCGTGAACAACTGGGGCAGCCACGCCGAGCTTCGCTCTGTTCCCGCCCGCAACTGCTGGATCATCCCTGACGGCTTCGACGTGAAGAAGGCCGCGGCGATCCCGGTCACCTTCGGCACTGCCGACGATTGCCTGTTCGAAGCCAGCCGCCTCAAGGCCGGCGAGACCGTCCTCGTCCAGGCCGGGGCCTCCGGCGTCGGTGTGGCCGCCATCCAGCTCGCCAAGCGCGCCGGCGCCACGGTGCTCGCCACCGCATCCTCGGACGAGCGGCTGGAGCGCCTGAAGCCTCTCGGCCTCGATCACGGCATCAACTACGCCCGCGAGGACGTGGTGAAGGAGGTCATGCGCCTCACCGACAAGAAGGGCGTCGACGTGGTCGTCGACTCGGTCGGCGGTCCCACCTTGCAAGGTTCGATCAACGCACTGGCCTATCGCGGCCGGGTCGCCATGGTCGGCGCCGCCGGCCGTGAGCCGATGGTGGTCGACGTCGGCACGATGATGGGCGGCAACCGCCAGCTCCGCGGCGTCTTCCTCGGGGCCGAGATCATGACCGACCGCGTCCACGACAACGTCCAGCGCCTGATCGACGAGGCCGCCCGCGGCGAACTGGAAGTCGTCATCGACAAGGTCTTCCCGCTCTCGGACGCCGCCGGCGCCCACGCCTACATCGAAAGCCGCGCCGCCGTGGGCCGCGTGGTCCTCGTGCCGTAA
- a CDS encoding site-2 protease family protein, with amino-acid sequence MSEATITERPPISPNALILLAGWIASGVALALAPSEMVGRILTFVFVILGWVLAVMAHEFGHAFIAHKAGDHTIRAKGYLTLDPLKYVDVGVSIVIPILAVVLGGIGFPGGAVYLREDLMRSRGWRALASLAGPLGTLCVLVLLTAIAWGVALSALATPGAAMLVEGLAFLAFLQATAFVLNLLPVPGLDGYGVIRPFLPDGVRQAMRPIEGLAMIGLFLAIFFIPGASAVIFAPALAITDLVGLPRGAIQAGWDAFRFWAQRG; translated from the coding sequence ATGAGCGAGGCGACGATCACCGAGCGTCCGCCGATCAGCCCCAACGCCTTGATCCTGCTGGCCGGCTGGATCGCCTCCGGCGTCGCCCTGGCGCTGGCGCCCAGCGAGATGGTCGGGCGGATACTGACCTTCGTCTTCGTGATCCTGGGCTGGGTGCTGGCGGTCATGGCCCACGAGTTCGGCCACGCCTTCATCGCCCACAAGGCCGGGGACCATACGATCCGCGCCAAGGGTTACCTGACCCTCGACCCGCTGAAGTACGTGGATGTCGGGGTCTCGATCGTCATCCCGATCCTGGCGGTGGTGTTGGGCGGAATCGGCTTTCCGGGCGGGGCGGTCTATCTGCGCGAGGACCTGATGCGCAGCCGCGGCTGGCGGGCGCTGGCCTCCCTGGCCGGGCCGCTGGGGACCTTGTGCGTGCTGGTGCTGCTGACCGCGATCGCCTGGGGCGTCGCCCTTTCGGCGCTGGCTACGCCGGGCGCGGCCATGCTGGTGGAAGGCCTGGCCTTCCTGGCTTTCCTGCAGGCGACCGCCTTCGTGCTGAACCTGCTGCCCGTGCCGGGGCTGGACGGCTATGGCGTGATCCGGCCGTTCCTGCCGGACGGCGTGAGGCAGGCGATGCGGCCCATCGAGGGCCTGGCGATGATCGGGCTGTTCCTGGCGATCTTCTTCATCCCCGGCGCGTCAGCGGTGATCTTCGCTCCGGCCCTGGCGATCACCGACCTCGTCGGCCTGCCGCGGGGGGCGATCCAGGCGGGGTGGGACGCGTTCCGGTTCTGGGCGCAGCGGGGATAG
- a CDS encoding NF038132 family protein — translation MRVRNLLLSSAVAAAALFGASAASASTCVGNCGTLGPNGDVTAPPEGGPNYGYVSTVNGVDGVGQIAGVGGTNGSEFISDVFGAQAGDPLAFYFNYVTSDGSQFTEYGFAELLTAAGSHVAYLFTARTTPSGNTSPGFGLPANSATLTPATTPIVGGAPEWSALGGHSNTCFGPGCGYTGWIKSVYNIGDTGNYKVKFGVTNFLDEDYDSGMAYAGLTIAGEPIGNAVPEPSTWAMMLLGFFGLGSALRRGRRMAGVAAA, via the coding sequence ATGAGAGTGAGAAACCTGTTGTTGAGCTCGGCTGTCGCCGCGGCCGCTCTGTTCGGCGCCTCTGCGGCGTCGGCCAGCACCTGCGTCGGCAACTGCGGGACTTTGGGGCCTAACGGCGATGTCACCGCGCCGCCGGAAGGCGGGCCGAACTACGGTTACGTCTCCACCGTCAACGGCGTCGATGGGGTCGGCCAGATTGCTGGCGTGGGCGGGACCAACGGTTCCGAATTCATCAGCGATGTCTTCGGCGCCCAGGCCGGCGATCCGCTCGCCTTCTACTTCAACTACGTCACGTCCGACGGTTCCCAGTTCACCGAATACGGCTTTGCCGAGCTGTTGACCGCGGCTGGTTCGCACGTCGCATACCTGTTCACCGCGCGAACGACGCCATCGGGCAACACCAGCCCGGGTTTCGGCTTGCCGGCCAACAGCGCCACCCTGACGCCGGCCACGACTCCGATCGTCGGCGGCGCGCCTGAATGGTCCGCCCTCGGCGGCCACAGCAACACCTGCTTTGGACCAGGCTGCGGCTACACCGGCTGGATCAAGTCGGTCTACAACATCGGTGACACCGGCAACTACAAGGTCAAGTTCGGCGTCACCAATTTCCTTGATGAAGATTACGATTCCGGGATGGCCTACGCCGGCCTGACGATCGCCGGCGAGCCGATCGGCAACGCCGTTCCCGAACCCTCGACCTGGGCGATGATGCTGCTCGGCTTCTTCGGCCTGGGGTCGGCGTTGCGCCGCGGCCGCCGCATGGCGGGCGTAGCGGCAGCCTAA
- the ruvC gene encoding crossover junction endodeoxyribonuclease RuvC: MLAPLTILGLDPGLRRTGWGVITVEGARLSHVAHGVIAPKDSLPFSERLLALFEAISEVVERHRPHEAAVEETFMNNNAASALKLGHARAMAMIVPARAGLPVAEYAATVVKKSVVGTGGADKDQVGFMIRRLLPTAGETTADAADALAVAIAHAHHRKVRRLGAAA, translated from the coding sequence ATGCTTGCCCCCCTGACCATCCTCGGCCTCGACCCTGGCCTGCGCCGCACGGGCTGGGGCGTAATCACCGTCGAGGGCGCGCGGCTGAGCCACGTGGCGCACGGAGTGATCGCGCCGAAGGACAGCCTGCCGTTCTCCGAGCGGCTGCTGGCGCTGTTCGAGGCGATCAGCGAGGTGGTCGAGCGGCACCGGCCGCACGAGGCGGCCGTGGAAGAGACCTTCATGAACAACAACGCCGCCTCGGCCCTGAAGCTGGGCCATGCGCGGGCCATGGCGATGATCGTGCCGGCGCGGGCCGGGCTGCCGGTGGCCGAGTATGCGGCGACCGTCGTCAAGAAGTCGGTGGTCGGGACCGGGGGCGCGGACAAGGACCAGGTCGGCTTCATGATCCGCCGCCTGCTGCCGACGGCCGGAGAGACCACCGCCGACGCCGCCGACGCCCTGGCGGTGGCCATCGCCCACGCCCACCACCGCAAGGTCCGCCGCCTGGGAGCGGCCGCATGA
- the ruvA gene encoding Holliday junction branch migration protein RuvA, with product MIGRLRGLVAEIGEEEALIDVAGVGYVVRCGSRTLGHLPALGEETVLHVESIWSEAQGLKLYGFLGRDERRAFVVMLAIQGVGPKAALAVLDVLSPAELVGAVAREDKAALGRANGVGPKLALRLITELKDKQLTDGPVAAFHAPAAPPAPSNVGEAVAALLGLGVAEINARRVVEQAALRLGDDATIPALIKAGLQELGR from the coding sequence ATGATCGGGCGGCTGCGCGGGCTGGTCGCCGAGATCGGCGAGGAAGAGGCCCTGATCGACGTGGCCGGGGTCGGCTATGTGGTCCGCTGCGGATCGCGCACACTGGGCCACCTGCCGGCGCTGGGCGAGGAGACGGTGCTGCACGTGGAGAGCATCTGGTCCGAGGCCCAGGGGCTGAAGCTCTACGGATTTCTCGGCCGCGACGAGCGGCGGGCCTTCGTGGTCATGCTGGCGATCCAGGGCGTGGGGCCGAAGGCGGCCCTGGCGGTGCTGGACGTGCTGTCGCCGGCGGAGCTCGTCGGCGCGGTGGCGCGCGAGGACAAGGCCGCGCTCGGCCGGGCCAACGGGGTCGGCCCCAAGCTCGCCCTGCGGCTGATCACCGAGCTGAAGGACAAGCAGCTCACCGACGGTCCGGTGGCCGCGTTCCACGCGCCCGCCGCGCCGCCCGCCCCCAGCAACGTCGGCGAGGCGGTCGCCGCCCTGCTCGGCCTGGGCGTCGCCGAAATCAACGCCCGCCGAGTGGTCGAACAGGCCGCCCTGCGGCTGGGCGACGACGCGACGATCCCGGCGCTGATCAAGGCCGGCCTGCAGGAGCTGGGACGGTGA